From the genome of Drosophila melanogaster chromosome 2L, one region includes:
- the vir-1 gene encoding virus-induced RNA 1, isoform G, with amino-acid sequence MKLLFGLLMTVLALSGVFTLPARNDPQDDAEVIKVPSRPQPESDFHNFRGVIDTGSGYPFLQPNPSSFNVGIFDSFDDLFRRLRTRLWPVIGRDSGEEGASPTGDSDDSSDGSGAGFPFGVRPLIPLDSKNANTTSTIKVVNGHKVEINETVYGDSNSVFKVRLVNVRPLESGEEVAQGVHTSGGDFQPALEPSTSAPPKKFEEFDEEDDDDRREPLEKQPQDNESTTPTNTSYTTNLHTSAPIDSEFEASDISEDIVETQPEEQKNTMDQLQQMMEPLREEIRHEEDLEQEHEDKEYLERKEKKEREEFDSSDDEDGEATTPVVMSETFNDEWAEFDQDQDREHDRNEDQDHDLDFENDLNNEIDIEENFVPIDLSNDIAVNDLAAADPNFPINEDAEFIVHPAVIRTMPMFEKLSLGEPAK; translated from the exons atgaagCTCTTGTTCGGTTTGCTGATGACCGTGCTAGCCCTTAGCGGCGTTTTCACATTGCCAG CGCGCAACGATCCACAGGACGATGCGGAAGTGATTAAAGTACCATCACGCCCTCAGCCCGAATCGGATTTCCATAACTTCCGCGGCGTCATCGATACCGGCTCTGGTTATCCCTTCCTTCAGCCGAATCCTTCGAGCTTCAATGTGGGCATCTTCGACTCCTTCGATG atcTCTTCCGCCGTCTGCGCACCCGTTTGTGGCCTGTAATTGGCAGGGATTCCGGTGAGGAGGGCGCTTCTCCGACTGGCGACTCTGATGATTCTAGTGATGGCAGCGGAGCAGGCTTTCCATTTGGAGTGCGTCCTCTGATTCCGCTGGACTCGAAGAACGCCAACACCACTTCCACCATTAAG GTTGTCAATGGCCATAAGGTTGAGATCAACGAGACTGTGTATGGTGATAGCAACAGCGTCTTTAAGGTCCGCTTGGTGAATGTGCGTCCTTTGGAGAGCGGCGAGGAGGTGGCCCAGGGAGTGCACACCAGTGGAGGTGACTTCCAGCCGGCGTTGGAGCCCAGCACCTCCGCCCCGCCCAAGAAGTTCGAGGAGTTcgacgaggaggacgacgatgaTCGCCGCGAGCCGCTGGAGAAGCAGCCACAGGATAACGAG TCCACAACACCAACAAACACAAGTTATACAACAAATCTTCACACCAGCGCACCCATAGACTCCGAATTCGAAGCTTCCGATATCAGTGAGGATATAGTGGAAACTCAACCGGAAGAGCAAAAGAACACCATGGATCAGCTGCAGCAAATGATGGAACCCCTGCGAGAGGAGATCAGACATGAGGAAGATTTGGAGCAGGAACACGAGGACAAGGAGTACTTGGAGAGGAAAGAGAAGAAGGAGCGTGAAGAATTCGATTCCTCAGACGATGAAGACGGCGAGGCTACAACTCCTGTTGTGATGAGCGAAACCTTCAATGATGAGTGGGCCGAATTCGATCAGGATCAGGATCGAGAGCACGATCGGAATGAGGATCAGGATCATGATTTGGACTTTGAAAACGATCTAAACAACGAAATCGATATCGAGGAGAACTTTGTGCCCATTGACCTATCCAACGATATAGCCGTCAACGATTTGGCTGCCGCAGATCCCAATTTTCCCATCAATGAAGATGCCGAGTTCATTGTGCACCCAGCTGTAATCAGAACTATGCCTATGTTCGAGAAGCTTTCTTTAGGAGAGCCTGCGAAATGA
- the vir-1 gene encoding virus-induced RNA 1, isoform B, translating to MKLLFGLLMTVLALSGVFTLPARNDPQDDAEVIKVPSRPQPESDFHNFRGVIDTGSGYPFLQPNPSSFNVGIFDSFDDLFRRLRTRLWPVIGRDSGEEGASPTGDSDDSSDGSGAGFPFGVRPLIPLDSKNANTTSTIKVVNGHKVEINETVYGDSNSVFKVRLVNVRPLESGEEVAQGVHTSGGDFQPALEPSTSAPPKKFEEFDEEDDDDRREPLEKQPQDNEVRDIDEPKSTTPTNTSYTTNLHTSAPIDSEFEASDISEDIVETQPEEQKNTMDQLQQMMEPLREEIRHEEDLEQEHEDKEYLERKEKKEREEFDSSDDEDGEATTPVVMSETFNDEWAEFDQDQDREHDRNEDQDHDLDFENDLNNEIDIEENFVPIDLSNDIAVNDLAAADPNFPINEDAEFIVHPAVIRTMPMFEKLSLGEPAK from the exons atgaagCTCTTGTTCGGTTTGCTGATGACCGTGCTAGCCCTTAGCGGCGTTTTCACATTGCCAG CGCGCAACGATCCACAGGACGATGCGGAAGTGATTAAAGTACCATCACGCCCTCAGCCCGAATCGGATTTCCATAACTTCCGCGGCGTCATCGATACCGGCTCTGGTTATCCCTTCCTTCAGCCGAATCCTTCGAGCTTCAATGTGGGCATCTTCGACTCCTTCGATG atcTCTTCCGCCGTCTGCGCACCCGTTTGTGGCCTGTAATTGGCAGGGATTCCGGTGAGGAGGGCGCTTCTCCGACTGGCGACTCTGATGATTCTAGTGATGGCAGCGGAGCAGGCTTTCCATTTGGAGTGCGTCCTCTGATTCCGCTGGACTCGAAGAACGCCAACACCACTTCCACCATTAAG GTTGTCAATGGCCATAAGGTTGAGATCAACGAGACTGTGTATGGTGATAGCAACAGCGTCTTTAAGGTCCGCTTGGTGAATGTGCGTCCTTTGGAGAGCGGCGAGGAGGTGGCCCAGGGAGTGCACACCAGTGGAGGTGACTTCCAGCCGGCGTTGGAGCCCAGCACCTCCGCCCCGCCCAAGAAGTTCGAGGAGTTcgacgaggaggacgacgatgaTCGCCGCGAGCCGCTGGAGAAGCAGCCACAGGATAACGAGGTGCGCGACATTGATGAGCCCAAG TCCACAACACCAACAAACACAAGTTATACAACAAATCTTCACACCAGCGCACCCATAGACTCCGAATTCGAAGCTTCCGATATCAGTGAGGATATAGTGGAAACTCAACCGGAAGAGCAAAAGAACACCATGGATCAGCTGCAGCAAATGATGGAACCCCTGCGAGAGGAGATCAGACATGAGGAAGATTTGGAGCAGGAACACGAGGACAAGGAGTACTTGGAGAGGAAAGAGAAGAAGGAGCGTGAAGAATTCGATTCCTCAGACGATGAAGACGGCGAGGCTACAACTCCTGTTGTGATGAGCGAAACCTTCAATGATGAGTGGGCCGAATTCGATCAGGATCAGGATCGAGAGCACGATCGGAATGAGGATCAGGATCATGATTTGGACTTTGAAAACGATCTAAACAACGAAATCGATATCGAGGAGAACTTTGTGCCCATTGACCTATCCAACGATATAGCCGTCAACGATTTGGCTGCCGCAGATCCCAATTTTCCCATCAATGAAGATGCCGAGTTCATTGTGCACCCAGCTGTAATCAGAACTATGCCTATGTTCGAGAAGCTTTCTTTAGGAGAGCCTGCGAAATGA
- the Fam92 gene encoding Fam92: protein MFRRGKLSFLNTKDDRVKIINERINITERHLMEMCSSFALVTRKMAKYRDSFDELAKSVKSYADDEEINESLCQGLKSFTNAVTIMGDYMDINVHRLEHKIVNELAQFEQLCKSTRDNLRLAVIARDKEVLRQRQMLELKSKFSANNSAADSELFKAKMEVQRTNKEIDDIIGNFEQRKLRDLKQIISDFILIAMKQHTKALEILSASYYDIGTIDERDDFIEFQKLMKTKEELASRKTALKKGLRSQSMDSLEHEHLVSPLKRRPKLSRSNRNLTGAGINHGSKTEPEDETDEQDEEEDDEDEETEQSGEEDEESGTATDDEREPTQPGNQVPPRENVFGAKIRSASKDIATPSTSASATSAPSKPSRQTVKHPFKAVASTHVRLQKQFHVPQH from the exons atgtttCGTCGTGGAAAACTATCCTTTCTAAACACCAAAGATGACCGtgttaaaataataaacgaGCGCATAAACATAACAGAAAGGCATCTAATGGAGATGTGCTCTTCGTTTGCTTTGGTAACGCGGAAAATGGCCAA ATATCGGGACTCCTTTGATGAGTTGGCCAAGAGTGTGAAGAGCTACGCCGACGACGAGGAAATCAACGAGAGTCTCTGTCAGGGACTGAAGAGCTTCACCAACGCGGTTACCATAATGGGTGATTACATGGACATCAATGTACACCGATTGGAACACAAG ATTGTCAACGAGTTGGCGCAATTCGAGCAGCTTTGCAAGTCCACAAGGGACAATCTTCGACTGGCTGTCATAGCGCGGGATAAGGAGGTACTACGTCAGCGCCAGATGCTTGAGCTCAAGTCAAAGTTTTCTGCGAACAAT AGTGCCGCCGATTCGGAGCTGTTTAAGGCCAAAATGGAGGTGCAGCGCACAAACAAGGAGATAGACGACATTATTGGCAACTTCGAGCAGCGGAAGTTGCGCGACTTAAAGCAGATAATCAGCGATTTTATACTGATCGCCATGAAACAGCACACCAAGGCATTGGAGATACTCAGCGCAAGCTACTATGATATTGGAACCATTGATGAGCGCGACGATTTCATTGAGTTTCAGAAACTCATGAAGACCAAAGAAGAGCTGGCTTCCAGGAAAACTGCACTCAAAAAGGGACTGCGCTCCCAGTCGATGGATAGCTTGGAGCACGAGCACCTGGTCAGTCCGCTCAAGAGGCGCCCGAAGTTGTCCAGGAGCAATAGGAATCTGACGGGAGCCGGAATCAATCATGGAAGTAAAACAGAACCCGAAGATGAAACCGACGAGCAGGATGAAgaggaagatgatgaagatgag GAAACCGAGCAAAGTGGCGAAGAGGACGAGGAATCTGGAACGGCAACGGATGACGAGAGGGAACCCACGCAGCCGGGCAACCAGGTTCCTCCGCGGGAGAATGTTTTTGGGGCCAAGATCCGATCTGCCAGCAAGGATATAGCCACGCCATCGaccagtgccagtgccactTCTGCTCCTTCGAAGCCCAGCAGACAAACGGTCAAACATCCATTCAAGGCGGTGGCCTCCACCCATGTAAGGCTGCAGAAGCAGTTCCACGTGCCCCAGCACTAG
- the vir-1 gene encoding virus-induced RNA 1, isoform E, whose amino-acid sequence MDQLQQMMEPLREEIRHEEDLEQEHEDKEYLERKEKKEREEFDSSDDEDGEATTPVVMSETFNDEWAEFDQDQDREHDRNEDQDHDLDFENDLNNEIDIEENFVPIDLSNDIAVNDLAAADPNFPINEDAEFIVHPAVIRTMPMFEKLSLGEPAK is encoded by the coding sequence ATGGATCAGCTGCAGCAAATGATGGAACCCCTGCGAGAGGAGATCAGACATGAGGAAGATTTGGAGCAGGAACACGAGGACAAGGAGTACTTGGAGAGGAAAGAGAAGAAGGAGCGTGAAGAATTCGATTCCTCAGACGATGAAGACGGCGAGGCTACAACTCCTGTTGTGATGAGCGAAACCTTCAATGATGAGTGGGCCGAATTCGATCAGGATCAGGATCGAGAGCACGATCGGAATGAGGATCAGGATCATGATTTGGACTTTGAAAACGATCTAAACAACGAAATCGATATCGAGGAGAACTTTGTGCCCATTGACCTATCCAACGATATAGCCGTCAACGATTTGGCTGCCGCAGATCCCAATTTTCCCATCAATGAAGATGCCGAGTTCATTGTGCACCCAGCTGTAATCAGAACTATGCCTATGTTCGAGAAGCTTTCTTTAGGAGAGCCTGCGAAATGA
- the CG5446 gene encoding uncharacterized protein, isoform B: MTDLRNEMDSDLDQNYSLNSNADPKNMQELTIYNVQDKFQTMSDQIITRIDDMGNRIDDLEKSIADLMNQAGIEGQGPEK; encoded by the exons ATGACCGATCTGCGCAACGAGATGGACAGCGATCTGGACCAGAACTACTCCCTGAACAGCAATGCGGACCCCAAAAACATGCAGGAGCTGACCATATAC AACGTTCAGGACAAGTTCCAGACGATGTCGGACCAGATAATAACGCGCATCGATGACATGGGCAACCGCATCGACGATCTGGAGAAGAGCATTGCGGATCTGATGAACCAGGCCGGGATCGAGGGTCAGGGACCGGAGAAATGA
- the vir-1 gene encoding virus-induced RNA 1, isoform H produces MKLLFGLLMTVLALSGVFTLPARNDPQDDAEVIKVPSRPQPESDFHNFRGVIDTGSGYPFLQPNPSSFNVGIFDSFDDLFRRLRTRLWPVIGRDSGEEGASPTGDSDDSSDGSGAGFPFGVRPLIPLDSKNANTTSTIKVVNGHKVEINETVYGDSNSVFKVRLVNVRPLESGEEVAQGVHTSGGDFQPALEPSTSAPPKKFEEFDEEDDDDRREPLEKQPQDNEVRDIDEPKV; encoded by the exons atgaagCTCTTGTTCGGTTTGCTGATGACCGTGCTAGCCCTTAGCGGCGTTTTCACATTGCCAG CGCGCAACGATCCACAGGACGATGCGGAAGTGATTAAAGTACCATCACGCCCTCAGCCCGAATCGGATTTCCATAACTTCCGCGGCGTCATCGATACCGGCTCTGGTTATCCCTTCCTTCAGCCGAATCCTTCGAGCTTCAATGTGGGCATCTTCGACTCCTTCGATG atcTCTTCCGCCGTCTGCGCACCCGTTTGTGGCCTGTAATTGGCAGGGATTCCGGTGAGGAGGGCGCTTCTCCGACTGGCGACTCTGATGATTCTAGTGATGGCAGCGGAGCAGGCTTTCCATTTGGAGTGCGTCCTCTGATTCCGCTGGACTCGAAGAACGCCAACACCACTTCCACCATTAAG GTTGTCAATGGCCATAAGGTTGAGATCAACGAGACTGTGTATGGTGATAGCAACAGCGTCTTTAAGGTCCGCTTGGTGAATGTGCGTCCTTTGGAGAGCGGCGAGGAGGTGGCCCAGGGAGTGCACACCAGTGGAGGTGACTTCCAGCCGGCGTTGGAGCCCAGCACCTCCGCCCCGCCCAAGAAGTTCGAGGAGTTcgacgaggaggacgacgatgaTCGCCGCGAGCCGCTGGAGAAGCAGCCACAGGATAACGAGGTGCGCGACATTGATGAGCCCAAGGTATAA
- the CG5446 gene encoding uncharacterized protein, isoform C, with protein MTDLRNEMDSDLDQNYSLNSNADPKNMQELTIYVQNLLQNVQDKFQTMSDQIITRIDDMGNRIDDLEKSIADLMNQAGIEGQGPEK; from the exons ATGACCGATCTGCGCAACGAGATGGACAGCGATCTGGACCAGAACTACTCCCTGAACAGCAATGCGGACCCCAAAAACATGCAGGAGCTGACCATATAC GTACAAAATCTGTTGCAGAACGTTCAGGACAAGTTCCAGACGATGTCGGACCAGATAATAACGCGCATCGATGACATGGGCAACCGCATCGACGATCTGGAGAAGAGCATTGCGGATCTGATGAACCAGGCCGGGATCGAGGGTCAGGGACCGGAGAAATGA